Proteins encoded together in one Chrysemys picta bellii isolate R12L10 chromosome 22, ASM1138683v2, whole genome shotgun sequence window:
- the NACA gene encoding nascent polypeptide-associated complex subunit alpha isoform X5, with protein MPGEATETVPATEQDLPQPQAETVTPPPAPGEASWPLTGVTLAAEQTRAVGSQAEAVQAESALEPSGSGTESDSDESVPELEEQDSTQATTQQAQLAAAAEIDEEPVSKAKQSRSEKKARKAMSKLGLRQVTGVTRVTIRKSKNILFVITKPDVYKSPASDTYIVFGEAKIEDLSQQAQLAAAEKFKVQGEAVSNIQENTQTPTVQEESEEEEVDETGVEVKDIELVMSQANVSRAKAVRALKNNSNDIVNAIMELTM; from the exons ATGCCTGGTGAAGCGACAGAAACCGTCCCAGCCACAGAGCAGGACCTGCCACAGCCTCAGGCTGAGACAG TaactcctcccccggcccccggGGAAGCAAGCTGGCCTCTCACAGGAGTGACACTGGCAGCTGAGCAGACCAGAGCAGTGGGTTCCCAGGCTGAGGCTGTACAGGCCGAGTCTGCTCTGGAGCCGTCAG GGTCCGGCACAGAATCCGACAGTGACGAATCGGTGCCAGAACTCGAAGAACAAGACTCGACACAGGCCACCACGCAGCAGGCACAG CTTGCAGCAGCAGCTGAAATCGATGAAGAACCAGTTAGCAAAGCAAAACAGAGCCGGAGTGAAAAGAAAGCACGAAAG GCAATGTCCAAACTGGGCCTTCGCCAGGTCACAGGTGTAACCCGAGTCACCATCCGGAAATCCAAGAACATCCTCTTCGTCATCACGAAGCCAGACGTGTACAAAAGCCCCGCATCAGACACCTACATCGTCTTCGGCGAGGCAAAG ATCGAAGATCTGTCCCAGCAGGCACAGCTGGCAGCTGCCGAGAAATTCAAAGTGCAAGGAGAAGCCGTCTCAAACATTCAGGAAAACACACAGACTCCCACCGTGCAGGAGGAGAGCGAAGAGGAGGAG GTTGACGAGACCGGCGTTGAGGTGAAGGACATCGAGCTGGTCATGTCCCAGGCGAACGTGTCCCGGGCGAAGGCTGTCCGGGCCCTGAAGAACAACAGTAACGATATTGTAAATGCTATTATG gaatTGACGATGTAG
- the NACA gene encoding nascent polypeptide-associated complex subunit alpha isoform X7, with amino-acid sequence MPGEATETVPATEQDLPQPQAETGSGTESDSDESVPELEEQDSTQATTQQAQLAAAAEIDEEPVSKAKQSRSEKKARKAMSKLGLRQVTGVTRVTIRKSKNILFVITKPDVYKSPASDTYIVFGEAKIEDLSQQAQLAAAEKFKVQGEAVSNIQENTQTPTVQEESEEEEVDETGVEVKDIELVMSQANVSRAKAVRALKNNSNDIVNAIMELTM; translated from the exons ATGCCTGGTGAAGCGACAGAAACCGTCCCAGCCACAGAGCAGGACCTGCCACAGCCTCAGGCTGAGACAG GGTCCGGCACAGAATCCGACAGTGACGAATCGGTGCCAGAACTCGAAGAACAAGACTCGACACAGGCCACCACGCAGCAGGCACAG CTTGCAGCAGCAGCTGAAATCGATGAAGAACCAGTTAGCAAAGCAAAACAGAGCCGGAGTGAAAAGAAAGCACGAAAG GCAATGTCCAAACTGGGCCTTCGCCAGGTCACAGGTGTAACCCGAGTCACCATCCGGAAATCCAAGAACATCCTCTTCGTCATCACGAAGCCAGACGTGTACAAAAGCCCCGCATCAGACACCTACATCGTCTTCGGCGAGGCAAAG ATCGAAGATCTGTCCCAGCAGGCACAGCTGGCAGCTGCCGAGAAATTCAAAGTGCAAGGAGAAGCCGTCTCAAACATTCAGGAAAACACACAGACTCCCACCGTGCAGGAGGAGAGCGAAGAGGAGGAG GTTGACGAGACCGGCGTTGAGGTGAAGGACATCGAGCTGGTCATGTCCCAGGCGAACGTGTCCCGGGCGAAGGCTGTCCGGGCCCTGAAGAACAACAGTAACGATATTGTAAATGCTATTATG gaatTGACGATGTAG
- the NACA gene encoding nascent polypeptide-associated complex subunit alpha isoform X3 → MPPETTASPSTPLPPPKTPASPTAHVQAPSTPSETPASLPKPPASPVGPASAPAFSMPSETPPSPPSPLPSAMASASTAPPASAPTPSTSPQAPAPPPKAPASLVGPAPASAPCIPPVIPASAPTPLPPPKAPASIAAPAPAPCTPPVTPVSSPMAPTPAPLHPLVAPVSLSVTPALVAPASPPAPVTPPEAAVSPVTPVSPPVAPASPSSPVPVTPGSPPVQKAVTEAAAPGCAPDSSPELLLAPQKPASSSVASTDLPATPLTPASSRAPVPLPTSPPEELTPHPGLPKPSPPSSSPGPAPKAPASPPAPVCAATIDDDELPPLIPPEGPAGELPLQPILVDLSSPRPAVAPAEAPAPLPPAKQPVLKNDKGSGTESDSDESVPELEEQDSTQATTQQAQLAAAAEIDEEPVSKAKQSRSEKKARKAMSKLGLRQVTGVTRVTIRKSKNILFVITKPDVYKSPASDTYIVFGEAKIEDLSQQAQLAAAEKFKVQGEAVSNIQENTQTPTVQEESEEEEVDETGVEVKDIELVMSQANVSRAKAVRALKNNSNDIVNAIMELTM, encoded by the exons aTGCCCCCCGAGACCACTGCCTCTCcctcaacccccctccctcccccaaagaccCCAGCCTCTCCTACAGCTCATGTCCAAGCCCCCTCCACTCCCTCTGAGACCCCTGCCTCTCTACCAaagcccccagcctctcctgtgggtcctgcctctgccccagccttctccATGCCCTCTGagacccctccctctcccccatcccctctcccttctgCTATGGCCTCAGCTTCTACTGctcctcctgcctctgccccaaccccctccacttccccccaagcccctgctcctccaccaAAGGCCCCAGCCTCCCTTGTGGGTcctgctcctgcctcagccccctgcattccccctgtgatccctgcctctgccccaacccctctccctcccccaaaggcCCCAGCCTCTattgctgctcctgccccagccccctgcactccccctgTGACCCCAGTCTCTTCCCCTATGGCTCctaccccagcccctctccatccCTTGGTGGCTCCTGTTTCTCTCAGTGTGACACCAGCTCTGGTGGCTCCTGCATCTCCACCAGCTCCTGTCACCCCCCCTGAGGCTGCAGTTTCTCCTGTGACCCCTGTTTCTccccctgtggccccagcctctccctcttccccagttCCGGTGACCCCTGGCTCTCCCCCTGTCCAAAAGGCAGTAACTGAGGCTGCTGCCCCTGGCTGTGCTCCCGACTCCTCCCCTGAGCTGCTCCTTGCTCCCCAGAAACCAGCTTCCTCGTCAGTTGCTTCCACTGACCTCCCTGCCACTCCCCTTACTCCAGCGAGTAGCCGAGCCCCTGTGCCTCTGCCCACTTCCCCCCCTGAAGAACTAACCCCCCACCCTGGGCTTCCTAAACCATCCCCGCCTTCCTCCTCACCTGGTCCTGCGCCCAAAGCACCAGCtagtccccccgcccccgtctGTGCTGCTACCATCGATGACGACGAGCTGCCGCCTCTCATCCCTCCCGAGGGGCCTGCCGGGGAACTGCCTTTGCAGCCGATCCTGGTGGATCTCTCCTCTCCCAGACCCGCTGTGGCCCCTGCTGAGGccccagctcctcttcctccagccAAGCAACCCGTGCTGAAGAATGACAAGG GGTCCGGCACAGAATCCGACAGTGACGAATCGGTGCCAGAACTCGAAGAACAAGACTCGACACAGGCCACCACGCAGCAGGCACAG CTTGCAGCAGCAGCTGAAATCGATGAAGAACCAGTTAGCAAAGCAAAACAGAGCCGGAGTGAAAAGAAAGCACGAAAG GCAATGTCCAAACTGGGCCTTCGCCAGGTCACAGGTGTAACCCGAGTCACCATCCGGAAATCCAAGAACATCCTCTTCGTCATCACGAAGCCAGACGTGTACAAAAGCCCCGCATCAGACACCTACATCGTCTTCGGCGAGGCAAAG ATCGAAGATCTGTCCCAGCAGGCACAGCTGGCAGCTGCCGAGAAATTCAAAGTGCAAGGAGAAGCCGTCTCAAACATTCAGGAAAACACACAGACTCCCACCGTGCAGGAGGAGAGCGAAGAGGAGGAG GTTGACGAGACCGGCGTTGAGGTGAAGGACATCGAGCTGGTCATGTCCCAGGCGAACGTGTCCCGGGCGAAGGCTGTCCGGGCCCTGAAGAACAACAGTAACGATATTGTAAATGCTATTATG gaatTGACGATGTAG
- the NACA gene encoding nascent polypeptide-associated complex subunit alpha isoform X6, translating into MPGEATETVPATEQDLPQPQAETAPAVPAPPAGASAAPAAAVSEPPVQVSGSGTESDSDESVPELEEQDSTQATTQQAQLAAAAEIDEEPVSKAKQSRSEKKARKAMSKLGLRQVTGVTRVTIRKSKNILFVITKPDVYKSPASDTYIVFGEAKIEDLSQQAQLAAAEKFKVQGEAVSNIQENTQTPTVQEESEEEEVDETGVEVKDIELVMSQANVSRAKAVRALKNNSNDIVNAIMELTM; encoded by the exons ATGCCTGGTGAAGCGACAGAAACCGTCCCAGCCACAGAGCAGGACCTGCCACAGCCTCAGGCTGAGACAG ctcctgctgtccctgcccctcctgccggTGCTTCTGCAGCGCCCGCAGCCGCTGTTTCTGAGCCTCCTGTTCAAGTGTCAG GGTCCGGCACAGAATCCGACAGTGACGAATCGGTGCCAGAACTCGAAGAACAAGACTCGACACAGGCCACCACGCAGCAGGCACAG CTTGCAGCAGCAGCTGAAATCGATGAAGAACCAGTTAGCAAAGCAAAACAGAGCCGGAGTGAAAAGAAAGCACGAAAG GCAATGTCCAAACTGGGCCTTCGCCAGGTCACAGGTGTAACCCGAGTCACCATCCGGAAATCCAAGAACATCCTCTTCGTCATCACGAAGCCAGACGTGTACAAAAGCCCCGCATCAGACACCTACATCGTCTTCGGCGAGGCAAAG ATCGAAGATCTGTCCCAGCAGGCACAGCTGGCAGCTGCCGAGAAATTCAAAGTGCAAGGAGAAGCCGTCTCAAACATTCAGGAAAACACACAGACTCCCACCGTGCAGGAGGAGAGCGAAGAGGAGGAG GTTGACGAGACCGGCGTTGAGGTGAAGGACATCGAGCTGGTCATGTCCCAGGCGAACGTGTCCCGGGCGAAGGCTGTCCGGGCCCTGAAGAACAACAGTAACGATATTGTAAATGCTATTATG gaatTGACGATGTAG
- the NACA gene encoding nascent polypeptide-associated complex subunit alpha isoform X2 produces MPGEATETVPATEQDLPQPQAETAPAVPAPPAGASAAPAAAVSEPPVQVSAPAAHAALPSSPSAPTGLAVSLEQPPSPALAPPAAPASPPVVPALMPPTFSAPLKLPAAALGIPVPSPPPAIPPAAPADSVTPGSPPASPALASPSVTPSSPLAPPAPLAAPASPRCPVLTAPVFPLTPLVPPVAPVLVAPAAPGPLAPPAISATSPAAAAPAPLTPLAPVSPPVTSALAAANPVAQPTSPAPLVPPVVTAAPPAPLTCPGASASPVVCAAAPLAPTSCPAFPVVPAPAPFTPSETSASPPAPLPPPKTPASPTAPAPGPSTHPETPASPPTPLPPPKTPDSPTGPSATPASPPAPLPPPKTPAAPTGPVPAPSMPPEISASPPAPLPPPKTPAAPTGPVPAPSPHPETPASPTGPSTTSASPPAPLPPPKTPAAPTGPVPAPSPHPETPASPTGPSTTSASPPAPLPPPKTPASPTAPAPGPSMPPETTASPSTPLPPPKTPASPTAHVQAPSTPSETPASLPKPPASPVGPASAPAFSMPSETPPSPPSPLPSAMASASTAPPASAPTPSTSPQAPAPPPKAPASLVGPAPASAPCIPPVIPASAPTPLPPPKAPASIAAPAPAPCTPPVTPVSSPMAPTPAPLHPLVAPVSLSVTPALVAPASPPAPVTPPEAAVSPVTPVSPPVAPASPSSPVPVTPGSPPVQKAVTEAAAPGCAPDSSPELLLAPQKPASSSVASTDLPATPLTPASSRAPVPLPTSPPEELTPHPGLPKPSPPSSSPGPAPKAPASPPAPVCAATIDDDELPPLIPPEGPAGELPLQPILVDLSSPRPAVAPAEAPAPLPPAKQPVLKNDKGSGTESDSDESVPELEEQDSTQATTQQAQLAAAAEIDEEPVSKAKQSRSEKKARKAMSKLGLRQVTGVTRVTIRKSKNILFVITKPDVYKSPASDTYIVFGEAKIEDLSQQAQLAAAEKFKVQGEAVSNIQENTQTPTVQEESEEEEVDETGVEVKDIELVMSQANVSRAKAVRALKNNSNDIVNAIMELTM; encoded by the exons ATGCCTGGTGAAGCGACAGAAACCGTCCCAGCCACAGAGCAGGACCTGCCACAGCCTCAGGCTGAGACAG ctcctgctgtccctgcccctcctgccggTGCTTCTGCAGCGCCCGCAGCCGCTGTTTCTGAGCCTCCTGTTCAAGTGTCAG cccctgccgctcACGCTGCCCTGCCCTCCTCTCCGAGTGCCCCCACGGGCTTGGCTGTGTCACTAGagcagcccccttccccagcactagctccccctgcagcccctgcctccccacctGTGGTCCCAGCTCTGATGCCTCCGACCTTTTCCGCTCCCTtaaagctcccagctgcagctcttggcatcccagtgcccagcccccctcccgctatcccccctgcagccccagccgaTTCGGTCACTCCAGGCTCTCCTCCTGCGAGCCCAGCACTGGCATCTCCCTCTGTTACCCCAagctctcccctggcccctcctgcccccctggcagcaCCAGCCTCTCCTAGATGCCCAGTTTTGACAGCTCCTGTTTTTCCCCTGACCCCCCTTGTTCCTCCTGTGGCCCCTGTTCTGGTGGCTCCTGCGGCCCCCGGCCCTCTTGCGCCTCCTGCAATCTCAGCTACGTCCCCTGcggctgctgcccctgcccccctcacccctctggcTCCTGTTTCTCCCCCTGTGAcatcagctctggctgctgccaaCCCCGTGGCCCAACCTACTTCCCCAGCCCCTCTTGTTCCTCCTGTAGtcactgctgctcccccagcccctctcacaTGCCCTGGGGCCTCAGCATCTCCGGTGGTCTGTGCTGCTGCCCCTCTGGCCCCAACCTCTTGCCCAGCTTTTCCTGtggttcctgccccagcccccttcacGCCCTCTGAGacctctgcctctcccccagcccctctccctcccccaaagaccCCAGCCTCTCctacagctcctgccccaggcccctccacacaccccgagacccctgcctctcccccaaccccccttcctcccccaaagaCCCCAGACTCTCCTACAGGCCCCTCCGcgacccctgcctctcccccagcccctctccctcccccaaagaccCCAGCCGCTCCTACAGGTCCTGTCCCagccccctccatgccccccgagatctctgcctctcccccagcccctctccctcccccaaagaccCCAGCCGCTCCTACAGGTCctgtcccagccccctccccacaccccgagACCCCTGCCTCTCCTACAGGCCCCTCCACGacctctgcctctcccccagcccctctccctcccccaaagaccCCAGCCGCTCCTACAGGTCctgtcccagccccctccccacaccccgagACCCCTGCCTCTCCTACAGGCCCCTCCACGacctctgcctctcccccagcccctctccctcccccaaagaccCCAGCCTCTCctacagctcctgccccaggcccctccaTGCCCCCCGAGACCACTGCCTCTCcctcaacccccctccctcccccaaagaccCCAGCCTCTCCTACAGCTCATGTCCAAGCCCCCTCCACTCCCTCTGAGACCCCTGCCTCTCTACCAaagcccccagcctctcctgtgggtcctgcctctgccccagccttctccATGCCCTCTGagacccctccctctcccccatcccctctcccttctgCTATGGCCTCAGCTTCTACTGctcctcctgcctctgccccaaccccctccacttccccccaagcccctgctcctccaccaAAGGCCCCAGCCTCCCTTGTGGGTcctgctcctgcctcagccccctgcattccccctgtgatccctgcctctgccccaacccctctccctcccccaaaggcCCCAGCCTCTattgctgctcctgccccagccccctgcactccccctgTGACCCCAGTCTCTTCCCCTATGGCTCctaccccagcccctctccatccCTTGGTGGCTCCTGTTTCTCTCAGTGTGACACCAGCTCTGGTGGCTCCTGCATCTCCACCAGCTCCTGTCACCCCCCCTGAGGCTGCAGTTTCTCCTGTGACCCCTGTTTCTccccctgtggccccagcctctccctcttccccagttCCGGTGACCCCTGGCTCTCCCCCTGTCCAAAAGGCAGTAACTGAGGCTGCTGCCCCTGGCTGTGCTCCCGACTCCTCCCCTGAGCTGCTCCTTGCTCCCCAGAAACCAGCTTCCTCGTCAGTTGCTTCCACTGACCTCCCTGCCACTCCCCTTACTCCAGCGAGTAGCCGAGCCCCTGTGCCTCTGCCCACTTCCCCCCCTGAAGAACTAACCCCCCACCCTGGGCTTCCTAAACCATCCCCGCCTTCCTCCTCACCTGGTCCTGCGCCCAAAGCACCAGCtagtccccccgcccccgtctGTGCTGCTACCATCGATGACGACGAGCTGCCGCCTCTCATCCCTCCCGAGGGGCCTGCCGGGGAACTGCCTTTGCAGCCGATCCTGGTGGATCTCTCCTCTCCCAGACCCGCTGTGGCCCCTGCTGAGGccccagctcctcttcctccagccAAGCAACCCGTGCTGAAGAATGACAAGG GGTCCGGCACAGAATCCGACAGTGACGAATCGGTGCCAGAACTCGAAGAACAAGACTCGACACAGGCCACCACGCAGCAGGCACAG CTTGCAGCAGCAGCTGAAATCGATGAAGAACCAGTTAGCAAAGCAAAACAGAGCCGGAGTGAAAAGAAAGCACGAAAG GCAATGTCCAAACTGGGCCTTCGCCAGGTCACAGGTGTAACCCGAGTCACCATCCGGAAATCCAAGAACATCCTCTTCGTCATCACGAAGCCAGACGTGTACAAAAGCCCCGCATCAGACACCTACATCGTCTTCGGCGAGGCAAAG ATCGAAGATCTGTCCCAGCAGGCACAGCTGGCAGCTGCCGAGAAATTCAAAGTGCAAGGAGAAGCCGTCTCAAACATTCAGGAAAACACACAGACTCCCACCGTGCAGGAGGAGAGCGAAGAGGAGGAG GTTGACGAGACCGGCGTTGAGGTGAAGGACATCGAGCTGGTCATGTCCCAGGCGAACGTGTCCCGGGCGAAGGCTGTCCGGGCCCTGAAGAACAACAGTAACGATATTGTAAATGCTATTATG gaatTGACGATGTAG
- the NACA gene encoding nascent polypeptide-associated complex subunit alpha isoform X1, translating to MPGEATETVPATEQDLPQPQAETVTPPPAPGEASWPLTGVTLAAEQTRAVGSQAEAVQAESALEPSAPAVPAPPAGASAAPAAAVSEPPVQVSAPAAHAALPSSPSAPTGLAVSLEQPPSPALAPPAAPASPPVVPALMPPTFSAPLKLPAAALGIPVPSPPPAIPPAAPADSVTPGSPPASPALASPSVTPSSPLAPPAPLAAPASPRCPVLTAPVFPLTPLVPPVAPVLVAPAAPGPLAPPAISATSPAAAAPAPLTPLAPVSPPVTSALAAANPVAQPTSPAPLVPPVVTAAPPAPLTCPGASASPVVCAAAPLAPTSCPAFPVVPAPAPFTPSETSASPPAPLPPPKTPASPTAPAPGPSTHPETPASPPTPLPPPKTPDSPTGPSATPASPPAPLPPPKTPAAPTGPVPAPSMPPEISASPPAPLPPPKTPAAPTGPVPAPSPHPETPASPTGPSTTSASPPAPLPPPKTPAAPTGPVPAPSPHPETPASPTGPSTTSASPPAPLPPPKTPASPTAPAPGPSMPPETTASPSTPLPPPKTPASPTAHVQAPSTPSETPASLPKPPASPVGPASAPAFSMPSETPPSPPSPLPSAMASASTAPPASAPTPSTSPQAPAPPPKAPASLVGPAPASAPCIPPVIPASAPTPLPPPKAPASIAAPAPAPCTPPVTPVSSPMAPTPAPLHPLVAPVSLSVTPALVAPASPPAPVTPPEAAVSPVTPVSPPVAPASPSSPVPVTPGSPPVQKAVTEAAAPGCAPDSSPELLLAPQKPASSSVASTDLPATPLTPASSRAPVPLPTSPPEELTPHPGLPKPSPPSSSPGPAPKAPASPPAPVCAATIDDDELPPLIPPEGPAGELPLQPILVDLSSPRPAVAPAEAPAPLPPAKQPVLKNDKGSGTESDSDESVPELEEQDSTQATTQQAQLAAAAEIDEEPVSKAKQSRSEKKARKAMSKLGLRQVTGVTRVTIRKSKNILFVITKPDVYKSPASDTYIVFGEAKIEDLSQQAQLAAAEKFKVQGEAVSNIQENTQTPTVQEESEEEEVDETGVEVKDIELVMSQANVSRAKAVRALKNNSNDIVNAIMELTM from the exons ATGCCTGGTGAAGCGACAGAAACCGTCCCAGCCACAGAGCAGGACCTGCCACAGCCTCAGGCTGAGACAG TaactcctcccccggcccccggGGAAGCAAGCTGGCCTCTCACAGGAGTGACACTGGCAGCTGAGCAGACCAGAGCAGTGGGTTCCCAGGCTGAGGCTGTACAGGCCGAGTCTGCTCTGGAGCCGTCAG ctcctgctgtccctgcccctcctgccggTGCTTCTGCAGCGCCCGCAGCCGCTGTTTCTGAGCCTCCTGTTCAAGTGTCAG cccctgccgctcACGCTGCCCTGCCCTCCTCTCCGAGTGCCCCCACGGGCTTGGCTGTGTCACTAGagcagcccccttccccagcactagctccccctgcagcccctgcctccccacctGTGGTCCCAGCTCTGATGCCTCCGACCTTTTCCGCTCCCTtaaagctcccagctgcagctcttggcatcccagtgcccagcccccctcccgctatcccccctgcagccccagccgaTTCGGTCACTCCAGGCTCTCCTCCTGCGAGCCCAGCACTGGCATCTCCCTCTGTTACCCCAagctctcccctggcccctcctgcccccctggcagcaCCAGCCTCTCCTAGATGCCCAGTTTTGACAGCTCCTGTTTTTCCCCTGACCCCCCTTGTTCCTCCTGTGGCCCCTGTTCTGGTGGCTCCTGCGGCCCCCGGCCCTCTTGCGCCTCCTGCAATCTCAGCTACGTCCCCTGcggctgctgcccctgcccccctcacccctctggcTCCTGTTTCTCCCCCTGTGAcatcagctctggctgctgccaaCCCCGTGGCCCAACCTACTTCCCCAGCCCCTCTTGTTCCTCCTGTAGtcactgctgctcccccagcccctctcacaTGCCCTGGGGCCTCAGCATCTCCGGTGGTCTGTGCTGCTGCCCCTCTGGCCCCAACCTCTTGCCCAGCTTTTCCTGtggttcctgccccagcccccttcacGCCCTCTGAGacctctgcctctcccccagcccctctccctcccccaaagaccCCAGCCTCTCctacagctcctgccccaggcccctccacacaccccgagacccctgcctctcccccaaccccccttcctcccccaaagaCCCCAGACTCTCCTACAGGCCCCTCCGcgacccctgcctctcccccagcccctctccctcccccaaagaccCCAGCCGCTCCTACAGGTCCTGTCCCagccccctccatgccccccgagatctctgcctctcccccagcccctctccctcccccaaagaccCCAGCCGCTCCTACAGGTCctgtcccagccccctccccacaccccgagACCCCTGCCTCTCCTACAGGCCCCTCCACGacctctgcctctcccccagcccctctccctcccccaaagaccCCAGCCGCTCCTACAGGTCctgtcccagccccctccccacaccccgagACCCCTGCCTCTCCTACAGGCCCCTCCACGacctctgcctctcccccagcccctctccctcccccaaagaccCCAGCCTCTCctacagctcctgccccaggcccctccaTGCCCCCCGAGACCACTGCCTCTCcctcaacccccctccctcccccaaagaccCCAGCCTCTCCTACAGCTCATGTCCAAGCCCCCTCCACTCCCTCTGAGACCCCTGCCTCTCTACCAaagcccccagcctctcctgtgggtcctgcctctgccccagccttctccATGCCCTCTGagacccctccctctcccccatcccctctcccttctgCTATGGCCTCAGCTTCTACTGctcctcctgcctctgccccaaccccctccacttccccccaagcccctgctcctccaccaAAGGCCCCAGCCTCCCTTGTGGGTcctgctcctgcctcagccccctgcattccccctgtgatccctgcctctgccccaacccctctccctcccccaaaggcCCCAGCCTCTattgctgctcctgccccagccccctgcactccccctgTGACCCCAGTCTCTTCCCCTATGGCTCctaccccagcccctctccatccCTTGGTGGCTCCTGTTTCTCTCAGTGTGACACCAGCTCTGGTGGCTCCTGCATCTCCACCAGCTCCTGTCACCCCCCCTGAGGCTGCAGTTTCTCCTGTGACCCCTGTTTCTccccctgtggccccagcctctccctcttccccagttCCGGTGACCCCTGGCTCTCCCCCTGTCCAAAAGGCAGTAACTGAGGCTGCTGCCCCTGGCTGTGCTCCCGACTCCTCCCCTGAGCTGCTCCTTGCTCCCCAGAAACCAGCTTCCTCGTCAGTTGCTTCCACTGACCTCCCTGCCACTCCCCTTACTCCAGCGAGTAGCCGAGCCCCTGTGCCTCTGCCCACTTCCCCCCCTGAAGAACTAACCCCCCACCCTGGGCTTCCTAAACCATCCCCGCCTTCCTCCTCACCTGGTCCTGCGCCCAAAGCACCAGCtagtccccccgcccccgtctGTGCTGCTACCATCGATGACGACGAGCTGCCGCCTCTCATCCCTCCCGAGGGGCCTGCCGGGGAACTGCCTTTGCAGCCGATCCTGGTGGATCTCTCCTCTCCCAGACCCGCTGTGGCCCCTGCTGAGGccccagctcctcttcctccagccAAGCAACCCGTGCTGAAGAATGACAAGG GGTCCGGCACAGAATCCGACAGTGACGAATCGGTGCCAGAACTCGAAGAACAAGACTCGACACAGGCCACCACGCAGCAGGCACAG CTTGCAGCAGCAGCTGAAATCGATGAAGAACCAGTTAGCAAAGCAAAACAGAGCCGGAGTGAAAAGAAAGCACGAAAG GCAATGTCCAAACTGGGCCTTCGCCAGGTCACAGGTGTAACCCGAGTCACCATCCGGAAATCCAAGAACATCCTCTTCGTCATCACGAAGCCAGACGTGTACAAAAGCCCCGCATCAGACACCTACATCGTCTTCGGCGAGGCAAAG ATCGAAGATCTGTCCCAGCAGGCACAGCTGGCAGCTGCCGAGAAATTCAAAGTGCAAGGAGAAGCCGTCTCAAACATTCAGGAAAACACACAGACTCCCACCGTGCAGGAGGAGAGCGAAGAGGAGGAG GTTGACGAGACCGGCGTTGAGGTGAAGGACATCGAGCTGGTCATGTCCCAGGCGAACGTGTCCCGGGCGAAGGCTGTCCGGGCCCTGAAGAACAACAGTAACGATATTGTAAATGCTATTATG gaatTGACGATGTAG